The genomic region CATGGCGGACAGCACCACCGCCGGCTCGACCGTCTGGATCTGTTCGACCGCCTTGCGCCACATTTCCAGGATGGCGCAATATTCCCAGGACACCGCGCTCCAATGCCCCGGATAGCGTCGGTTGAACTCGGCGTAGAAATCGTGCGGGCGGGGGAAGCCGATGTCCAGCCGGTCCAGCGCCGGATCGTCGAATTCCGGGAAGTGAAAGATGAAGCCTTCCATGAACTCGCGGCTGGTCCGCGCGACCAGCGCGGGATAGTTGTCGCAGGTGCAGGACAGGATCTGACCGCGGAACCCGCGGCGATAGGCGGTTTCCGTCAGCGCGTGGACGAAGGGTTCATAGGCGGTATCCCAGCACAGGATGTCGGGATTGGCGCTGAGCATGGCGTCGGCGACGGCGACCGGGTCCTCGGGGGCGCCGGTATAGAGCACCTCCTTGACGACGGCGATCCCGGCCGCCTCGAACGCGGCCCGGTAGGTGGCGAGCGAGGGCAGGCCAAGCGCGTCCTTCTGGGCGCAGAGCGCCACGGTGCGCAGCTCGGGCCGGTTCTCGGCCAGCCAGTCCACGCCGGTCACCACATAGATCGGATGCACCTCGCAGGGGGCGATCAGGTAGGGGATGTCGGGCGACAGGTCGCTGGGCAGCAGCGTCGTCGCCAGCATGCGCGAGCGGGTCAGGAAATCCGCGATCACCGGCACGGTATCGCCGCCCAGCATCAGGATGATCTTGACCCCGGCATCCAGGACGAGCTGCTTGGCGCCCAGGATCGCGCGGGCGGGATCGTATTGATCGTCGTAGGCGACGATCTCGACCAGCCGCCGCTGCCCGCCGATGCGTATGCCGCCGTCGGCATTGACCCGGTCGGCCCAGATCTGGCAGCCCTCGTAGCCCGGCATGCCCCAGGAGGCCGCGGCGCCGGTCAGCGGCGCCAGCACCCCGATCCGCACCGGCTCCCTTGCGCGCATGTCATGCCTGGGCATGCTGGCCGCCATCTCGAGTTCGGCGCCGAAACGATAGATGCTCATGCAGGCGATTTCTCTGGACGTTGACCGGGGGTGCGCGGCAGTGCTGTGGCGAAAAAGCTGCAGCACTGCAGGAACGAGGTTTTCTACGGTAGCTTCGGGACCAGCACAAGATGCCTGCAGGCGGTCGGGGCAAAGGTCTGCAAGGCCGCCCGAGCCAATGGGTCTGACTGCCGGCAGGCTGCGGAAAGGCGCTGCGGCGGCGCGACCCCGCGCCAGACCCATAGGCAGCAGAAGGGCCGCCCCCTTGCGGCGGCGGCCCTCAGGTCGGCGGTCGTGCCGCCGTTATCCGGTGTGGCTGGCGGCGGCCCCATCGGAGCCGCCGCCGGCTTGGGTATCGGGGCCGCCTGCGGAGCGCGGCCCCGGCGGGGCTTATGCGGACGGCAGGGGAAAACCCGTGATCCGCTTCGGCCGGGGCGGGGCGTAGGTGCGCACCTTCGAGGTTTTAAGCCCCATGCGCACCAATGCTTCGGCGATGGTGACCGCCGAGGCCACCCCGTCGACCACCGGCACGCCGGTCCGCTCGCGCACCTTGGCCTCCAGCTCGGCCATGCCGCCGCAGCCGAGGCAGATCACCTCGGCATGGTCCTGCTCGACGGCGGCGGCGGCCTGTTCGACGATGGCTTCGACCGCGCGCTCGGGCTGGGTTTCAAGCTCCAGCACCGCCATGCCGCTGGCCCGGACCGAGGCGCAGCGGGCATCGAGCCCGGCGAGCTTCAGCCGGTCCTCGATCATCGGCACCGCCCGGTCGAGGGTGGTCACGACCGAATATTTGTGCCCCAGGAACATCGCGGTCGAGGCGGCCGCCTCGGTGATGTCCACCACGGGCACCTCCAGCAGCTCCTGCAACCCTTCGCGGCCATGTTCGCCGTAGCCGGCCTGTATCACGGCATCGAAGGGCTGGTCGTAGCGCATCACCGCATCCATGACGCCGACGGCGGCAAGGTAGCTTTCGAAGTTGCCCTCGACCGATTCCGCGCCGAAGCGCGGGGTCAGGGCAACGATCTCGGTTCCCGGCGCGGCGACCTTCTGCGCCTGAAGGCCGATGCCGTGGGTCATCGTTTCGGTGGTGTTCACGTTCACAACGAGGATACGCATGTGTTCTCCGTCTCGGGATCAGTGATGGATGGCCACGGCGATGGATTCGCCGTCCCGGTCGGCATAGCGCAGGCCCTTGGGTGCGATCAGCCAGTAGAACAGCGCCCCGAGCCCGGCGGCGATGAACCACGAGAACTGCGACAGCGAATGCAGCGCCGGCAGGAAGGCGAACATCAGCGAGATCGCGGCCGAGGGCACCAGCGCCTTGATCGCCGCCGGGTTGATGCCGTTCACATAGTGATAGGGACCGGCCGTATCGTCGCTGTAGAGCGCCGGCACGTCCACCTGCTGTTTGCGGATCAGCCAGTAGTCGGCCATCACGATCCCGAACAGCGGCCCCAGGAAGGCGCCGAGGCCGCCCAGGAAATAGACGATCACCACCGGCGAATTGTAGAGGTTCCAGGGCAGGATCACGAAGCCGATGACGGCGCTGACCACGGCGGCGCGGCGGAAGTTCAGCTGCCGCGGCATCAGGTTCGCCAGCGCGAAGGCCGGGGCCACGAAATTCGCCATCAGGTTCACGGCGATGGTCAGGATCAGCAGCGACAGGCTGGCCAGGACCAGCAGCGGCGTGTTCGGGATCTTCTGCACCACGTCGGTCGGGCTCTGGATCAGCGTGCCGTCGATCACCAGCTGGCCGCCGGTCAGGATCACCACGATCATCCCGAAGATCAGCATGTTGATCGGGATGCCCCAGAAATTGCCCATGACCACCGCCTTGCGCGAGACCGCGCCCCGGGTGAAGTCGCAGAAGTTCAGCACGAACGTGCCGTAGATCGCCACCCAGAGCGAGGCCCCGCCCAGGATCTGCGCCCACATCGCACCGCCGGTCAGCGCGTTCGGCGGCGACCAGCGCAGCGTCCCGCCGGCGCTGTAAAGCACCCAGCCCGCCAGCGCCACGAAGGTGATCAGGATCACCGGGCCGGCGAAGGCTTCGTATTTGCGGATGCTCTCCATGCCGTAGCAGGCGATGACCACCTGGACGACCCAGAGGATGCTGAAGCTGATCCAGCCCAGCACCGAAAGGCCCAGCAGCATCTGCTGCGACAGCGAGGCGAGGCTGGGCATCAGCGCGATCAGCAGCACGTCCAGCACCATCGAGGCCAGGTAGGTCTGGATGCCGAACCAGACGATGGCGACGCCGCCCCGGATCAGCGCCGGGATCTGCGCGCCGCGGGTGCCGAAGCTGATGCGGCTCATCACCGGGAAGGGCACGCCGGTCTTGATGCCCATGTAGCCCGACAGGTTCAGCAGGACGAACAGGAACAGCGCGCCGAACAGCAGCGCGGCCAGGATCTGCCATCCGCCCAGCCCGAGCGCGAAAAGTCCGATGGCGAAGGAGTAGTTGCCCAGGCTGTGCACGTCATTGGCCCAGAGGGCGAAGATGTTGTAGGCGCTCCAGGTGCGGCCTTCCTGCTTGGTGGGGGCAAGGTCGCGGTTGTAGAGGCCGGGCGAGACGCCCGGCGGGATGGCCTCGTGCAGGGCGACGCCGTGCAGGTGGTCCTGGCCGGTTTCGGCGGTGTTCAGGTTCATTGCCCGCTCCTCCCGCTGCACGGCCGGGGCGGATGATCCTCAGGAATGGTGACATGTTTTGCGGGCTGAGGCTTGCGCGAAAGCCTTGCCCAGGGGCGCGTCGCGATGCGACGGCCCCGAACCGTAGTGGATGCCATGGTTACCTCCCGTTTCCTCTGGCAGCCGGCCCTTCCCCGGCACGGCAGGTCCGCAATGCTGGACTTGCATGTAAAATGTTAGATGATATTCTTTATATGCGTCTATATAGCATATCGAATAGCACCTTATATGTAATTTTAAAAATCAGCCGGTGTTGCCGCATGACACAGTGAAAAGCCGCAAGGGGAGAGAAGGTCGATGGCAGGGGAAGACATGCTGAATACGCGCGCGCAGACTGCGCTGGTCGGGGCGCTGCGCCGGGGCGAGCTGCGGGCGGGGCAGTTCGTGTCGATGCCCCAGCTGGTCGATGTGCTGGGCCTGCCGCTGGCGGCGGTGCGCGAGGCGACGCGGCATGCCAGCGCCTCGGGCTGGCTGGAGATCATCCCCAAGCGCGGGGTGCAGATCATGGATGCGCGGCCCGAGCTGATCCGCGACAGCCTGGACCTGCGCATGGTGCTGGACCAGGAGGGCGCGCGCCGCCGCATCCAGGACCAGACCGCGCTTGCCGATCTGGACGCGCTGCGCCGGTCGCACGAGCAGATGCTCGAGGCGGCGGGCGGTCCCGCGTCGGCCGAGCTGTCGCCGCGGGCCATCGCCGTCGATCTGTCGCTGCACGATTTCCTGGCCGGGGGCCTGGACAACCCGCTGCTGCGCGCCAGCTACGACGCCAACCGCATCCGCATCGCCATCATCCAGCGCGTCCGGCCCTTCGTGCAGGAACGCATCCTGTCGGCGATGCAGGAACATCTGGCGATCATCGACGCGGTGCAGGCAGGCGATGCCGCCGCCGCGGTGGAAGCCATCGCCCATCATTGTCGCCGCACCCAGCATTGGTGGGGCGTGCCGACAACCTTCCCGCCGCGGGACCATTCCCCGGCCTGAGGCGTCCGGCCCGGGTCGTGACCGGGCATCGCGCGATTGACACAAGCCGCAAACAGTTGCAGTGCCGCTCGCAAGCGGGGGACCGCGACGTGGGGCGGAACGTGGGAGCGACAGGCATGGCCTGGGATTTTCAGAGCCTTTTCCAGCGGCACGCGCCGGGCATCGCCCGTTCGCTGCGCCGGCGCGGGCTGGATGCCGAGGCCGCGGCGGATCTGACCCAGGACGCCTTCGCAAGGGTCATCGCCCACGGGCCGGCCCAGGACGTTTCCGACTGCCTGTCGCGGGCCTATCTTTACCGGGTGGCGCGCAATCTGGGCATCAATCACGCGAAGCGGCAGGCCCTGGTGCTTTCGCTGCCGCTGGAACGGCCCGAGGCGCAGCGCGCGCTGGCCTGCGCGCCGGACGGCGAGGCGATCCTCGCCTCGCGGGAACAGCTGCGGCTGGTGGCGGAGGTTCTGGCCGGCCTGCCGGAACGGCAGCGGCGGGCGTTCCTGCTGCATCGGATCGAGGGGCTGCCCATCGCCCGCATCGCCGACCAGATCGGGCTGTCTCCGACCCGGACCTGGGAGCTGGTCCGCGACAGCTATCGCCGGATCGTGCTGCGGGCCGGAGGGCTTTGAAATGCGCCCCGGACCCGAAGATCGGCCGGAACCGGACCATCGCGCGTCCCGCCTGCTGGATGAAGCCATCGATCTGGTGATCCGGCGGCAGAACGCGCCGGAAAGCGCCGCGACGCTGCAGGCGATCGCCGCCTGGCGGGGCCGCAGCGCCGATCACGACCGCATCTGGCGGCGGGTGACCGAGGCGCATGGGCTAAGCGGCAGCGCCCTGGGCGGATCGGCGAAACCTGCGCTGACGCGGCGCAACCTGCTGCTGGCGGGGGCGGTCGGCCTGGGGGCCGGGGCTCTGGGGACCTGGGGCCTGCCCGCCATGCGGTTGCGGCTGCAGGCGGACCAGTTGACCGCCACCGCGGAATTGCTGCCGATGGCCTGGGGGGACGGCACGCGGATCACGCTGGGTCCGGCCAGCGCCATGGCGACGGCGCAACAACAGGGCGGGACGCGCTCCATCCGCCTGTTGCAGGGCATGGCCTGGTTCGACGTCGCGCCCGATCCGGCGCGTCCCCTGGTCCTGCGGTTGAACGACGGCGTCGAAATGCGGACGGCCGGCGGCGCCTTCGAGGTGTCGCAGGATGCGGGCGTGGTCAATCTTGCCGTGGCGCGCGACTCGGTCGAGCTGATCGCCCCGTCCCGCGCCAGCATCGCGGCCGGGCAGTGGATCCGCCTTGATGCCGAAAACGGCCGGCACGAGACGGGCAGCCGCGACGGTGCCCTGGCCGGTGCCTGGCGCACCGGCACCGTCGTGGCCGAGGCCGAGCCGCTGCAAACCCTGGTCGCGCGCATCGCGCGCTGGCTGCCCGGCCGTGTGGTGGTCGCGGATGCCGCCATCGGCCGCGCGCGGATCAGCGGGCTCTTCGACATCTCGGATCCCGAACGCGCGCTGGATACCGCCGTCCGGCCGACCGGCGGGCGGTTGCGCCGGGTCTCGGGCTTGCTGACGGTTATCTCCAGCGTCTGAACTTTTTTCCGCCGCCGACCGAATGAATCGTCCGCCCGATTGTATCAGTCATAGGGTCGGGCAATACCCAATGCGCTCTGGCGAGCGAAGGCACGGCACACCCTCCAGTCCAGTTTGACCGAAGGAGAGGCTCGCCATGGCCCAAAGTTCAGTGTGTTCAATGTCATATCCGGCTGCGATCCGGCCGGCGCGGCTGCTGGGAGCCTTACTGCTTTCCACGCTGGTGCTGGCAGGCGGCACCATCGCCGCCAGCCGCCCCGCGGCGGCGCAGGAAAGCGTGCAGGGCGTGGCCTTCTCGATTCCCGCCGGGCCGCTGGGCCAGGCGCTGCTGGTCTGGGGGCGTCAGGCCGGGGTGCAGATTTCCTATCTGGACGCCGTCACCTCGGGCAAGACCACGACCGGCCTGTCGGGCAACCTGCGCCCGGAGCAGGCGCTGGCGCGGCTGCTGTCGGGCTCGGGCCTGCGCTACAGCTTTTCCGATCCGCGCAGCGTGGTGATCTCCGGCCGTTCCACGGCGGGCGCGACGGCACCGGACGGGTCGGTCGTGCTGGATGCGATCACGCTGAACGCTTCCGGGGCGACGACGGAAGGCAGCGGCTCTTATACGACCGGCGAGGCCGGCATCGCCCGCGGCGCGGACAGCCTGAAAGAGGTGCCGCAATCCGTCACCGTCGTCACCCGCCAGGCGCTGGACGACCAGAACCTGACCACGATCGAACAGGCGATGGCCAAGACCCCCGGCATCGTCGCCAACCGCGAGGCGACCAGCGCGCCGAACTTCTATGCCCGCGGCTTCAAGATCAACAACTACCAGATCGACGGTATGGGCACGGCCTATGAATCCTCGTTCCGGCCGGATTTCGACCTGGCGATCTATGACCGCATCGAGGTGCTGCGCGGCGCCGAGGGGCTGTTTTCCGGCGCCGGCGAGCCCGGCGGCAGCGTGAACCTGGCCCGCAAGCGCCCGACGGAGCGGTTCCAGTCCAGCCTCGCCCTGTCCTATGGCAGCTGGAACAACCGCCGCATCGAGACCGACATCAGCGGCCCGCTGACCCGCGACGGGTCGCTGCGCGGCCGGGTGGTCGGCGCCTGGCAGGACCGCGACTTCTTCTATGCGCCAGCCGATCAGAAGAAGCGGGTACTTTACGGCGTGCTGGAATACGACCTGACGCCCGACACCACGATCAGCGCCGGCATCAGCCAGCAGCGGCAAAAGGGCAATACCTGGTTCCTGGGCCTGCCGACCTGGAGCGATTTCCAGCTGCTGGACATCGACCGCGGCCGGGCGCTGAACACCGACTGGTCCTATGCCGACCGCAAGATCACCGATGTCTTCGCCGGCGTCGAGCACCGCTTCGGGGCGGATTGGGTATTGAAATTCTCGGCCATGCGGCAGAAGTTCGATTCCGACACGCTGCGGATCAACCCGACCGGCCCCATCGACCGCGAGACCGGCACATTCGCCGATGTCTTTTCGCGCTACGAAGAGACCGGCAACCACTCCAAGGCGGCCGACCTGAACCTGCAGGGCCGGTTCCGCGCCTGGGGACGCGAGCACAGGCTGCTGGTCGGCGCCGACTGGCGCGACAGCGACGCGCATCAGAACATGTATTCGCTGAGCGAGGTCTTTGCCCCGGGCACCATCGGGCTGGACAATTTCGACCAGCTGAACGGCGTCCGTCCCGAGGTGTTGTATCCCTGGTTCACCTTCCCGGCCTATGGCGCCACGCAGAAGGGGCTTTACGGTCGGCTGCAGCTGGAGGCGACGGACCGGCTGCACATCATCGTCGGCGGCCGCTACGGCAACTACGAATACAGCTCGCTCAACGACTATTACGACAGCGAGACGGGGGCGCTGCTGTCCTCGACCAAGACCGGGTTCAAGGATACCGGCATCTTCACCCCCTATGCCGCGGCGATCTATGACGTCACCCCGGATTGGAGCGTCTATGCCAGCCTGACCGAGATCTACAAGCCGCAGGCGAATTACCTGTCGGGCCCGCCGGATCGGGCCAGGCCGCTGGACCCGATCACCGGCCGCAACTACGAGCTGGGCGCCAAGGGCAGCCTGATGGGCGGCGCGCTGAACGCCTCCGCCGCGCTCTATCGCATCGAGCGCAAGGGCGAGGCGGCGCTGGACCCGGCCTATCCCGAAAGCAGCGACGGCACCGGCCTGTCCTGCTGCTATGTCGCGCAGGGCCGCATCGTCAGCGAGGGCCTGGACCTGGAACTGTCGGGCGAGATCGCGCCGGACTGGCAGCTGTTCGCCGGCTATACCTGGAACCACAACAAGAACACCCGCGACGATATGGTGTTCAGCGCCCTGACGCTGCGCCACATGCTGAAGCTGTGGACGGATTACACCCTGCCGGGCGATTGGTCGAAATGGACCCTGGGCGGCGGCGTGACGGTGAAAAGCGCGCAGGCCACCGCCGGCACGGCGCGGATCGCGGGCGTGACCCAGGCTTACCGCATCGAACAGGGCGGCTATGCGGTCTGGGATGCGCATGTCGGCTATCGGATCGACGACCGCTGGCAGATGGCCCTGAACGTGAACAACATTTTCGACAAGCGCTATTACTCGGCGCTGGGGACGCCCACCGGCGGCAACTGGTATGGCGAGCCTCGGAGCGCCACGCTGACCTTGCGCGGGCGGTTCTGACCCTCGGGAGGCGGGCCGCGGGGGATGAGTGCACGCCCATTCCCCGCACCCAGCACCTTTGCAAGGCGTGGGCCGCCTGGAAAGCGTCCCCGCAAAAGCCAGAAGCAAGGGAACACGCGGCGGTCCGCGGCCCGGTGTCGCCCGGTTTGTCCCAGCCGTTCCGGTCGGCGGCGGGTGATTCGCGCAAGCTCGGTCCATGCGGCAAACGGTCGCGTTCCGCGGCCGCGATTGGCCAGGACGCCGGGACAGACCGCCTGCGTGCGGAACGGCGCTTCCGCATTGCGGCATGGGCGATCCGGCAGAATTTTCCGTGTTTCCCTGGATCCCGACCGCCCTGTTTCTGCGGTTGCAGCGCCTCCAAAAAAACATTTGGAGATACGGCGGGTCCTCGCGTAGTATCAAGGCGCGTTCAACAAAGAATGCGGAACATCGGCTGGCTGCCTCGCGCATCGGTCGATGGCAAATCTCCCTCACAATGAAATGCAATCGTTCACACGGCGTAATCACGCTTTGTGGCTCACTTTGCCTCACGCAAAATCGAAAGGAATTGCATAATGAGCATGGACGGAGCGGGCATTGGCTCGGCGCCGAAGCGAGCGCGCACGCGTTTGGCCATCGATGTCGGCGGAACATTCACGGATGTTTTCGTTCTGGATTCGGACGGCAATCAGACCGTTGCGAAAGTTCCCAGCACCTCGAATCCCATCGATGCCATCATGAATGGCGCCGAGGCGGCCAATATAGATTGGCACGACGTGGAATTGTTCACCCACGGCACGACGGTCGCCACCAATGCGCTGATCACGCGCAATTTCAAGCCGGCGGCGATGGTGACCACCAAGGGCTTCCGCGACGTTCTGGAAATCGGCCGCGGCACCCGCGAGGATCCCTGGGACGCCTATAAGGAAGGCACGCCCCCCTATGTCCGCCGTCGCGACCGCTTCGTCGTTGGCGAACGCATCAACTATCGCGGCGAAATCATTGAACCGCTGGACGAAGATCAGGCCCGCGAAGTGGCCCGCATCCTGAAGAAGCGCAATGTGACGGCGGTGGCTGTCTGCTTTATCAACGCCTATGTCAACGGCGTGCATGAACAGCGCATGGCCGAAATCCTGGCCGAGGAATTGGGGCCGGATATCGCCATCACCACCTCGCATGAAACCCACCCGGAAATCTTCGAGGACGACCGTTTTTCGACCACGGTCGCGAATACGATCCTCGCGCCGATCATCCGTCCCTATGCCCGCGATATCGACCGCAGGACGACCGAGGCCGGTTATGAGGCCGATGTTCTGCTGCTGCATTCCGGCGGCGGCGTGATGACGCCGGCGACGGCCGAGAAATATGCCGCACGCCTGGCGG from Paracoccus aminovorans harbors:
- a CDS encoding ABC transporter substrate-binding protein, with the translated sequence MSIYRFGAELEMAASMPRHDMRAREPVRIGVLAPLTGAAASWGMPGYEGCQIWADRVNADGGIRIGGQRRLVEIVAYDDQYDPARAILGAKQLVLDAGVKIILMLGGDTVPVIADFLTRSRMLATTLLPSDLSPDIPYLIAPCEVHPIYVVTGVDWLAENRPELRTVALCAQKDALGLPSLATYRAAFEAAGIAVVKEVLYTGAPEDPVAVADAMLSANPDILCWDTAYEPFVHALTETAYRRGFRGQILSCTCDNYPALVARTSREFMEGFIFHFPEFDDPALDRLDIGFPRPHDFYAEFNRRYPGHWSAVSWEYCAILEMWRKAVEQIQTVEPAVVLSAMRMGGGSRNVFGEARWWGRELFGVDNALVGSWPVVRITDGVARIVELRSVLAWWEKHGPLLLRHMRACGQMWDQRLTAAALDRDQPPGIRS
- a CDS encoding GntR family transcriptional regulator; its protein translation is MLNTRAQTALVGALRRGELRAGQFVSMPQLVDVLGLPLAAVREATRHASASGWLEIIPKRGVQIMDARPELIRDSLDLRMVLDQEGARRRIQDQTALADLDALRRSHEQMLEAAGGPASAELSPRAIAVDLSLHDFLAGGLDNPLLRASYDANRIRIAIIQRVRPFVQERILSAMQEHLAIIDAVQAGDAAAAVEAIAHHCRRTQHWWGVPTTFPPRDHSPA
- a CDS encoding NCS1 family nucleobase:cation symporter-1 translates to MNLNTAETGQDHLHGVALHEAIPPGVSPGLYNRDLAPTKQEGRTWSAYNIFALWANDVHSLGNYSFAIGLFALGLGGWQILAALLFGALFLFVLLNLSGYMGIKTGVPFPVMSRISFGTRGAQIPALIRGGVAIVWFGIQTYLASMVLDVLLIALMPSLASLSQQMLLGLSVLGWISFSILWVVQVVIACYGMESIRKYEAFAGPVILITFVALAGWVLYSAGGTLRWSPPNALTGGAMWAQILGGASLWVAIYGTFVLNFCDFTRGAVSRKAVVMGNFWGIPINMLIFGMIVVILTGGQLVIDGTLIQSPTDVVQKIPNTPLLVLASLSLLILTIAVNLMANFVAPAFALANLMPRQLNFRRAAVVSAVIGFVILPWNLYNSPVVIVYFLGGLGAFLGPLFGIVMADYWLIRKQQVDVPALYSDDTAGPYHYVNGINPAAIKALVPSAAISLMFAFLPALHSLSQFSWFIAAGLGALFYWLIAPKGLRYADRDGESIAVAIHH
- a CDS encoding aspartate/glutamate racemase family protein translates to MRILVVNVNTTETMTHGIGLQAQKVAAPGTEIVALTPRFGAESVEGNFESYLAAVGVMDAVMRYDQPFDAVIQAGYGEHGREGLQELLEVPVVDITEAAASTAMFLGHKYSVVTTLDRAVPMIEDRLKLAGLDARCASVRASGMAVLELETQPERAVEAIVEQAAAAVEQDHAEVICLGCGGMAELEAKVRERTGVPVVDGVASAVTIAEALVRMGLKTSKVRTYAPPRPKRITGFPLPSA
- a CDS encoding RNA polymerase sigma factor, with product MAWDFQSLFQRHAPGIARSLRRRGLDAEAAADLTQDAFARVIAHGPAQDVSDCLSRAYLYRVARNLGINHAKRQALVLSLPLERPEAQRALACAPDGEAILASREQLRLVAEVLAGLPERQRRAFLLHRIEGLPIARIADQIGLSPTRTWELVRDSYRRIVLRAGGL
- a CDS encoding FecR family protein, coding for MRPGPEDRPEPDHRASRLLDEAIDLVIRRQNAPESAATLQAIAAWRGRSADHDRIWRRVTEAHGLSGSALGGSAKPALTRRNLLLAGAVGLGAGALGTWGLPAMRLRLQADQLTATAELLPMAWGDGTRITLGPASAMATAQQQGGTRSIRLLQGMAWFDVAPDPARPLVLRLNDGVEMRTAGGAFEVSQDAGVVNLAVARDSVELIAPSRASIAAGQWIRLDAENGRHETGSRDGALAGAWRTGTVVAEAEPLQTLVARIARWLPGRVVVADAAIGRARISGLFDISDPERALDTAVRPTGGRLRRVSGLLTVISSV
- a CDS encoding TonB-dependent siderophore receptor, whose amino-acid sequence is MSYPAAIRPARLLGALLLSTLVLAGGTIAASRPAAAQESVQGVAFSIPAGPLGQALLVWGRQAGVQISYLDAVTSGKTTTGLSGNLRPEQALARLLSGSGLRYSFSDPRSVVISGRSTAGATAPDGSVVLDAITLNASGATTEGSGSYTTGEAGIARGADSLKEVPQSVTVVTRQALDDQNLTTIEQAMAKTPGIVANREATSAPNFYARGFKINNYQIDGMGTAYESSFRPDFDLAIYDRIEVLRGAEGLFSGAGEPGGSVNLARKRPTERFQSSLALSYGSWNNRRIETDISGPLTRDGSLRGRVVGAWQDRDFFYAPADQKKRVLYGVLEYDLTPDTTISAGISQQRQKGNTWFLGLPTWSDFQLLDIDRGRALNTDWSYADRKITDVFAGVEHRFGADWVLKFSAMRQKFDSDTLRINPTGPIDRETGTFADVFSRYEETGNHSKAADLNLQGRFRAWGREHRLLVGADWRDSDAHQNMYSLSEVFAPGTIGLDNFDQLNGVRPEVLYPWFTFPAYGATQKGLYGRLQLEATDRLHIIVGGRYGNYEYSSLNDYYDSETGALLSSTKTGFKDTGIFTPYAAAIYDVTPDWSVYASLTEIYKPQANYLSGPPDRARPLDPITGRNYELGAKGSLMGGALNASAALYRIERKGEAALDPAYPESSDGTGLSCCYVAQGRIVSEGLDLELSGEIAPDWQLFAGYTWNHNKNTRDDMVFSALTLRHMLKLWTDYTLPGDWSKWTLGGGVTVKSAQATAGTARIAGVTQAYRIEQGGYAVWDAHVGYRIDDRWQMALNVNNIFDKRYYSALGTPTGGNWYGEPRSATLTLRGRF